Genomic segment of Elusimicrobiota bacterium:
GGGTTCTATCCATTGTGGGGATCCTCTTTATTTCAACACGGGTAACGATCCCGGTGTGGGTTCTCGGAACGTGGGGAATCTTGAACGGATTAGCGGCGGTTTGTTTTTCTATCCTGTGGTTTGGCCGGGAAGAATTGATCCTGTCCCCAGCGGAAATCGTTTGTCGGCGGGCCGTGGGGCCTTTGGGGTATCCTCGTCGGTTCCGTCGATCCTCCGTCACGGGAATTCGGGTTTCTTTTTCGGGACCGGCACCGTCTTTTGGGGTTCACGTGGATCGCGGCACCCAGCGCCCTGTCGCTGTCTTTGACGGGTTCATCGATTTATTGGAAGCCCATGAAGCCGCTCGGGTCGTTAACAGAGCGATTGGTTCGACTAAATTAAAGGAGTAAATCATGTTAAAAGTGGGCGATCGGGCCCCCGCTTTTTCGGTGGCGGACCAAAATGGAAAGAAGCAGCGTCTTTCTGATTACAAAGGATCTTTTGTCGTTCTCTTTTTTTATCCCAAAGATATGACCCCGGGGTGTACGGTGGAGGCCTGTGGGTTTCGCGACGGGTATGGGGGTTTTAAAAAGAAGGGAGCGGTGGTTTTGGGCGTCAGCAAAGACTCCGTTTTGTCGCACACGAAATTCGCTCAGAAACATGATCTGCCTTTCCCTCTTCTTGCGGATGAAAATGGGGATATCCTGAAAGCCTATGGCGCCTGGGGGGAAAAATCAATGTACGGAAAGAAATATATGGGCATCTTGCGCGTAACCTACGTGATCGGGCCCACCGGTAAAATTGTGGCGGTTTTTCCTAAAGTCAAACCGGCCCTTCATCCGGATGAGGTTTTGGCTGTTCTTTGACTAAAGGCACCTTTTTAAGTAATATATCCCTATGCCGAATGGATATTTTACTTTAGACGAAGCCCAAGCCGCGTTGCCCCAATTGACGGAATGGTTGGGGGAAGCGCGTGAGTTAAAGCGTCGTTCGGATGTTAAAATTGCTCTCTGGCGGGATCGGGTTCCGGAAGGGCCCGTTGATATGGCCTTAGCGCGCGGGGAGGTGGAGTTCCTGTTGGCCGAGGTGGGACGCCGATTGGATTTAATCCGCGAGTTCGGGTGTTTGGTGAAAGACATTGACCAGGGACTTCTTGACTTTCCGGCCTGGATCCCCGGGGATGGAAAAGTTTATTTGTGTTGGAAGCTTGGTGAGGAGCGTGTTTCTTTTTGGCACGCCCTTTCTGAAGGATTTGATGGCCGGAAACCTGTGAACGCTGCCCTTTTTTCTCTCCGAAAGTTTTCTTAAGACCAGATTTATTTTTCCATGACCTCTTCTCCTGAAATTTCCCCAACATCTTCTCACCGCACTTCCCGTTCTCTGGCTACGTTAGCAAAGGAAATGTTGGTGTTGCTGGGGGAAGATCCCCAGCGCCAGGGGCTTATTCGAACCCCCGAACGCGTGGCCAAGGCTTGGGAAGATCTGACGGAGGGGTACCGGGTGGATGTGGATCAACTGATTAATCGGGCTCTTTTTGATGAAGAGTACAGCGAGATGGTGGTGGTGCGTGACATTAAATTTTATTCCTTGTGCGAACATCACATGCTTCCGTTCTTTGGCGTTTGTCACGTGGCGTATGTCCCTAATGGAAAGATTATTGGTCTCTCTAAAATCCCTAAGCTCGTGAAGGCGTTTTCCCGGCGTTTACAGGTTCAAGAACGGTTGACCAACGAGATCGCCGATATTTTTATGCGCAAGGTCGCTCCTCTGGGGGTGGGGGTAATTATGGAGGCTCGGCATATGTGTATGGAAATGCGGGGAGCTGAAAGTCTGAACAGCCCTACCGTGACGAGTTCGATGGTGGGACTTTTTCGAACCGATGGCCGCACGCGGGACGAATTTTTAGCTTTGATTCACCCCAAATAAACCCATGGCGGTGAAAGGGATCCTGTTTGATTTGGATGGAACGTTGATTGACAGCCGGCGCGATATCGCAAATTGCGTTAATTTCACTTTGGCGGAGTTGGGTCACGCCCCCTTGTCCGTTGAACGGGTGGAGCGAATGGTGGGGGATGGGGTGCGGCAACTTTTGTCGCGGGCGATAGGCCCCATGGATGAGCCGACCCAGAAGCGCGCGTTGGAAATTT
This window contains:
- the bcp gene encoding thioredoxin-dependent thiol peroxidase, producing MLKVGDRAPAFSVADQNGKKQRLSDYKGSFVVLFFYPKDMTPGCTVEACGFRDGYGGFKKKGAVVLGVSKDSVLSHTKFAQKHDLPFPLLADENGDILKAYGAWGEKSMYGKKYMGILRVTYVIGPTGKIVAVFPKVKPALHPDEVLAVL
- a CDS encoding DUF2203 domain-containing protein, with translation MPNGYFTLDEAQAALPQLTEWLGEARELKRRSDVKIALWRDRVPEGPVDMALARGEVEFLLAEVGRRLDLIREFGCLVKDIDQGLLDFPAWIPGDGKVYLCWKLGEERVSFWHALSEGFDGRKPVNAALFSLRKFS
- the folE gene encoding GTP cyclohydrolase I FolE, with the protein product MTSSPEISPTSSHRTSRSLATLAKEMLVLLGEDPQRQGLIRTPERVAKAWEDLTEGYRVDVDQLINRALFDEEYSEMVVVRDIKFYSLCEHHMLPFFGVCHVAYVPNGKIIGLSKIPKLVKAFSRRLQVQERLTNEIADIFMRKVAPLGVGVIMEARHMCMEMRGAESLNSPTVTSSMVGLFRTDGRTRDEFLALIHPK